ATCGCTATGGTGATAAATATCAAGAGGGTAGCTGGGAGCGATTAGACATAGATCACATTTGTTATTTCGATGAGGTTGATAATCAACCTGTGCAAATTTCACTTTACAGTGATGGGACAATATCTGTCCATGTGGTGTATTGAGATACAGAAGATACGGAAAACTTCCCGTATCTTTTTTATTTAGATTTAATGAACGTGAGATTTTTTAAACGAGTTTGGACTGTCCTCTTTTACTTCGATGGCAATAAAAGAAGGTATTACGGATAGCTTGGAGAAGTTGGTAATTGGGCTTAGTGAGTCAAAATATTGTGAAGAGAAAGATTGGGGGAAATGAAGAAAATTGCTGGTATTGCATTGGGTACATTTTTATTGTTGAGTGGATTTTTGGGATTCCAAACTTCTGCAAGTAAAATCGGTGACCTAAGTAATGGCTATTTTTTCTCCAAATCTTTGTATGGTTGCAAATACGGTTGAAAAGTTCGGCAATGGTTGGTACGTTAATGGAATGTTTCTAGATAAGGCTGCTAAACATGGATTATGGAACCCGAAAGTAGGAAGCGGATTATGTATAATGACAGATGTTTGGGATTGATTTGTAGGTTGGAAGGTAATTTGGAAATTCGTAAGGGGAAAATTTTAAAATTCCTCCCCTTTTCTTATTTTTGGTAATGGTACAGTAAGCGCTCGGGTATTTTTATATTGTAATAACGAGTTGATCCATGGTTATGGAGGGAATAGTGTGAAAAAAATGTTTATATTAGGTGGAATAATTGCAGTCTCTTTTATTATCTTGATTTCCATAACCAATGCTAAATCTGAAGGGGGTAAGGATATTGCCCCTGTTGAAGAAAATGCAAAAAGTGTTGAGAAATTTGGTAGCGGTTGGTATGTTAATGGGTTTTTTTGGATAAAGCTACTAAGCGTGGACTGTGGAATCCGAAGGTAGGAGACGATATAGAATTAATGATGGACACGGAAAAAAATAGGGTTGTAGCTTGGAAAGTAAAAAGGTAAATAGCTTACTTCTTTGAGACTCCCATCGATAAATGCAAATTGACTAATGTCAGTTGGATTCTTAAGTGGTTTTGTCCGTTACAATAGCAAAACCGAAAGCGTAATAAATTTTGCTTTTGCTTAGTACGGCTTTCGGTACGAAAAACAAAACGAAAGGTCTTATCTTTTTCAAGTGGTAATTTTTCGCTTGAAGTAACGTACAATGAACAACATGACAATTATCATCCACATTTTCATGTGTGGATTACAGCTGATAAGAGTTATTTTAATAATAATAAATATATTGCTGGGGATTGGTGACTGAAATTTTGGTAACAAGCAAAACTAAACAAACTAGTATTTTTTGTATCTGGTTAATTTTATATTGTAGTAATGAATTCAAGTTCAAAATCATTTTTAAAATATGTTGGCATGCCATATGGAGTTGGAACTTTTGTTATAGGGATATCCATAAATCTAGGTCTCCATTGTCCGCCTCCAATATCATTTCCGAACCAATAGGCTTGCCAAACAATTTTTGAACAGTAGGTTGGGTTAGTTGAAAATAAATCGGCATTAATTCCATAATCGTATCTTAAGTTTTCATAATTTTCAAGAGCCCAATCAGTAGCTTTAATAGGTATACTAGAAAAAAGTGGATTATTTGTGTTTTTCATTCTATAGACCTCTGTATTTGTTGGAATAAATCCATTATCAGGAGCTTTTAATCCGTAAGTTTCAATCCATTTATCTATACCAATAACCTCAGGGACACTATTTATATCTGCTATATGTAAGACTTCATTTGAATTTACTGCAATTCCAACATGTCCTGTTAATCCAGCAGAACTTGTCCCATTGGATATTAATATATCTCCTTTATTAATTTAGATATCTTTCGTAGAATTTTTGTTATAAGTAGTTTTGTTTTTTTAAAAATAAATAAATTCTTCTTGTTGAATTTGTTTATTTATATCAATCCAAGTCTCATGATCTATATCATTAGATAAAACATCTTTTTGAATTAATTCTTCATAATCGTTAATAGAAATGTCTGGATCTTCTTTATTAACTTCACTACTAGCTTTTACTGGTAATTCTATAAATAACATAAATGTTGCTAGTATGGTTAAAAATACAAATAAAATAGATTTCTTTTTCATGCTTTACCACCCTTTTTATTTTTATAGTTATAATATAGGTTTATAGGTATAATATTACATATATTGATATTATAAAAGTCTCTTTAATTTTAAATGTGAGGTAATAAAGGCATTTTGAATTAGAAAAGAACATTAATTGATGATGAATAGGAAGTAGAATAATGTGGTGATATTCGTATGAAAGTTAAAACTTTATTTGTTACTATTTTTTTTAGTGTGTTATTTGCAATATTTTTAGGATTATATGTTCAAGATGTTGCTCGTTATTTTGAAAGTCATTTGTTTTATATTCCTCCTATTATAACGATAACAGTTGGGACAATAGTGAGTACTTGTTTGTTTATTTTAGCAATTATTATAGAGTTTATGATATTAATTTCAGGGAAAATAGTATCACGAATGTTTAGTATGATTATGAAAGTTATATTAATAGTAACTATTATAATTGGTCTTTTAGTTTCTTGGTTGTCTATTTTTGTTATGGCAATGTCTTGGGGATAGTGTAGAAAAAGATATATATTTAGCGGTTTTGTTCGTTATACTAGATAACCGAAAGACGATAAAAATTTTATTTTTTGCTGAGTTTGCTGAGTATGGCTTTCGGTACGAAAACAAAAATGGACAAAATAAAAAGAATCAAGAGCAAAATCTTTTTTGCTTAAATGGCAGAGGACAGGTTTTTTTGTTTCTTTTTTTTCCATAAAAAAGAAAGGTCTTATCTTTTTCAAGTGGTGATTTTCCACTTGATTCAGCGATAGCTGAACATGTTTTTAGCCTCGAAGAGCACGTTCTCTTGGTAACAAGAGTATGAGAGGTGAATCCGTAAAATGGAGTTGGCCTGAAACAAAAAAAAATCAGATGACCGATGTAAAAGGATAGGATGAAAAATGGGTAAACCTTCCCAACCTCATTTTTCTCATTTTTCATCATAATGCCCAGGTGGTGCTAAATCGACTAAATGATCAAAACCAAAAGTAATATAGGTTTCTTCGGGTAAAACTCTATCTTTGACTATGAAATAGCCATTCTTTTTTTTCATACTTGAAAATGAACTGGCGTATTCTAATGCTTGACTAGGCTTCTCTGCTAATATTGCGCAAACGCTCATTTTACTCACTCCATTTCTTTATTTCGTTGAATATTGAATCTTTCTTGGTATCTTCTGAACATCCTGCGATTAATACCCATGATCCGTTCAATGTACTTTTCTGTTTCTCCTTCAAAGTACAATTTGAAGGCGTGCTGTAGCTTAGGATGATTTTCTTTATATTTCAGTTTCCCCCCTTTGAATTTCCCTTTCTTTTCAGCAATTTCAATTCCTTGCGCCTTTTTGTTAAATAAGGAGCATAGTTTCGATTAATTCCTTGTTGTTCCGTCCTAGTCGTTCAAGTTCTGTTACAACAACAATATCGCCTTCTCTAATGAAATACAGCATAGCTTTAAATTGTGGTCGGTTGGTGGATTGTCCGCTTAATTTATCTGTGAATAATTTAGAGCTATCACTTAACCCCTCAATCTGTCGGTCCAAATTTTGACCTTTGCTACTCACCCTTGCATATCCTATACGTGCTATTCTATTACCTCATTAAATTTATTGAAAATCATTTATTTTGATAAAGTTTACAAAACATTCTTTTTTACTTTACATTCGAATAAATTTCCAAAAAGTGAACCTCCTATTTTCCGAATTATCATTGCTCAACTCTGTTGTCATTCGATAGAGCGTAATAATAACGAAAGCCCCTCTCCGTTTTGGAAAAGTATTTCCTCATTTGATTTAATTGTTGAATTGATTTTCTTTAATCCATTTAAAGGAAATACTTCATTTTCCTTTTTTCTATTTTTTCTCTGAAACTGATCCCCTTTTTGCATTGAATCTTTAATGATACCTTAAAGATGTGAAAATTCCTAATATTTACCTATACTAGCAAGAACAAGCGTATTTCTAAAATATACGGAGTTTTTTGAAAACAACTCTTTATCTAAAAAATGTTTTGAGTGGTTGCATATTGCACACAAAATTCCATTACCGTTCTTGTATTTCCTTCCCTAAAAGGATGTATTTCCTATAACTTGAAGAAAGTTTTAGAAAATGATTGCACCTTTTCAGCATAGCTTTTGAAGCTTCTTTAGGAATATTGCTATGATGACCATAACTAACACTCATTCCTGCAAGTACCTTTTCGCCTTTTTCAATATTTATAGTACGAGCTTCACCAGCCCACTCATAAAGATTACAAAAAATATATTTATGAATATCCATTAAATGTTGATAATCAAAATCACCTTTTACACTTTCAACATCAATTAATTTACTGGCAGTGATAATAGATTCAGATTCAGCTTCGTCCAATTCTTTATGGTCTGTGATACCAAGTTTATTTTTTAATACATTTGTATTGGGAATAGTATAAGGATTAATTATTTCAAACTTACTCCTTTCTTTCTTATATAAGAAAAACAGCTTCAATGTAGCTGCTTTTCTTAATTTTTTTTATATTTATCAATTATCTTTTTTCGTAAATCATCAAGTTCTATATCACCATCAACATACATTTTTAATAAAGCCCGATTCTCTTTCGTTAATGGTTCAGCGCCTAATGAATTAATTGCTTCGGCATTAGCAACGAATTTTTCTCTTTCCTCTTTTGTGGTATTAACAATACTGTATTTACTCATTAGTATCATTCCTCCTGTATTCATATTTACATAGTAACCTTGAAGCTGACCTTTATAATTCCAACGTGCTTGTAAATTCCAGTCATTCGCAAGCTCTTGAACTTTCTCACTTACTTTTTTATACGTTTCTTCATATGTAGTCAATTCAAAAGTTAGTGTTTCATAAACAAATAATTCATCCAAATTTAAACCACATTTAAACCGTCATTTGGGTTTTGAACTTTAATTTCGACTTCAACTGTTTTTTTTCATAGAGGTCTGCTTTCGCGATTTTTGAAGCAGACCTCTTTTATGAATTGTTGTTATCGGGCTTTTTAGATACAAGCGAGATACAACCTCTTAGTAGACCTTTAGGCAACCCCACGGAAATAATTTAATTCTTTTCTTTTCCTACTTTAATTATATTTTCTAATTCCTCCATATATCTTCAGCCATTTGAAAAGACCACTCAAAGATTATCTACGTCTATATTTCCGTAAATACTATTGTCCTTCTGTTTTTCTTCTAATTGTATTTCTTCCTTTGGCGCTTCACTTTCCAATTATACGGACTCCTTAGAAGGCCCATTTTCAACTTTTACCTGTCGATGACTATTTTGTATAAATGGATTCACAGGCGATCCTGCATCGTTTTTGGTGGCTTCAAAAATAAAGGTGTTTATCATAACTTCCTTTTGTATTTCCGGTGCTAAAAAATCACTTGTGCCGTAAAGATCAATGGCATGGTAAATTAAATTTCTTATTGCTATGGTCATATTGGATTGATTATTTAGCCATTGAAAAAACTCGTCTGATTCAGTTGGTTGGAAGCGACAATTTATCGCTTTCTTTTTTTCTTCATCTTTCATATAATAATCATTCCCTTTTTACCCTATCATTTCTAGTTCTTTTGAATAACATAAGTTTCTGTTTAAATTGTTTAATCCGTCAACATTCATTGTTACTGCATACTGCTGGGGAATCCATAAGAGTTTAGCATTTTCCGATTCAGCATATTTGTTTAATTCGGCATACATTTCATCTTTGAACTCTATAGTACCTCCACCATATACAGCGAAAATTTCTGTTTCATTTGACATATCCTTCGCATTCTTTTTAATTATGTAATCTAAAGTAGAATCGGATCGGTTTTAACTCAGGTAATTCGCGTAACGGTTCTTATTCTTGTACACTTCACACGGAATACGGTGATTTAAATATCCAGATTCCTCGTGATCGCAATGGAGAGTTAAAACAACAGACTGTAGCGCCATATAAACGCTCTAACGACACATTAGAGTCTACTGTTATCCATCGCATTACGATGTCTGAAATCTCGAATCTGATTGAGAAAATGTACGGTCATCACTATACACCACAAACCATATCCAATATGACAAAAGCTGTGTCTGATACGGTAAAAGCATTTAATAAGCGTCCTTTACATAATAGTTATGTGTGCGTGTACTTAGATGCTACCTACATTCCTGTTCGCCGTGATACTGTCTTGAAAGAGGCAGTCTATATTGCTATTGGTATCCGTGAAGACGGCTCAAAGGAAGTTTTAGCGTATACTATCGCTCCTACGGAGTCAGCTTACAATTGGCTGAAACTTTTAGAAGAATTGCATCGAAGATGTCCTGCTATTTGTTTCTGACGGTCTAAAGGGGATGGCTAACGCTGTTGTCACTGTGTTCCCAAAAGCCAAATACCCAGTTTATCTTGTTCACGTGGCACGTAGTATCGCTCATAAAGTGTGTGTAGAAGATTGCCAAGGAATCTGTGATGACTTTAAAGCTATCCATCAAGCGAGCTGGACAAGCTGTACTAAACACCTTTTGCGAAAAATGGAA
The genomic region above belongs to Massilibacterium senegalense and contains:
- a CDS encoding antitoxin VbhA family protein; translated protein: MDELFVYETLTFELTTYEETYKKVSEKVQELANDWNLQARWNYKGQLQGYYVNMNTGGMILMSKYSIVNTTKEEREKFVANAEAINSLGAEPLTKENRALLKMYVDGDIELDDLRKKIIDKYKKN